The Anopheles coluzzii chromosome 2, AcolN3, whole genome shotgun sequence genome window below encodes:
- the LOC120950712 gene encoding uncharacterized protein LOC120950712, whose protein sequence is MFKYIAAVALVLAISAGNASAFWCFTCTTFNSTNCLVPDQNVLLSECPPSPDVTAVTCYTRIVGQDVERGCATALTAAERDNCALLNNCQLCSNDNGTACNGNLFPHGRLHCHQCEGITNSTCGEEIQTEPTPCLRFVVDDQCVVRVRENNVQRGCLSEHESCLNSRECHVCAGNGCNFRHFEYNAAGSVVAQMSLLVGAILLSAFVTNSM, encoded by the exons atgttcaaatacaTCGCAGCTGTGGCATTAGTGCTGGCTATCAGTGCCGGAAATGCGTCCGCAT TCTGGTGTTTCACGTGCACCACCTTCAACAGTACCAACTGTCTGGTTCCGGACCAGAACGTCCTGCTTTCGGAATGTCCTCCCTCGCCGGACGTGACTGCCGTCACCTGCTACACGCGTATTGTGG GCCAAGATGTGGAGCGTGGATGTGCAACCGCCCTGACCGCGGCCGAGCGTGATAACTGTGCGCTCCTGAACAACTGCCAACTCTGCTCGAATGACAACGGCACTGCCTGCAACGGAAATCTGTTCCCGCACGGACGTCTGCACTGCCACCAGTGCGAAGGAATCACCAACAGCACCTGTGGGGAAGAGATCCAAACGGAGCCGACGCCCTGTCTGCGCTTTGTGGTCGACGATCAGTGCGTTGTACGGGTACGGGAAAATAACGTTCAGCGCGGCTGCCTGTCCGAACACGAGTCCTGCCTGAACAGTCGCGAGTGTCATGTGTGCGCCGGCAATGGATGCAACTTCCGGCATTTCGAATACAACGCGGCCGGCAGTGTGGTCGCCCAGATGTCACTGCTCGTTGGAGCCATCCTGCTGAGTGCCTTCGTTACCAATAGTATGTAA
- the LOC120951997 gene encoding hexamerin-1.1-like, translating to MRTFALFVLGAALAVASGAFVPSTSQVKYAEKDWLHKQEDLLLLFRHLYEKDWNPQLVAYAKNFHFKESAELFQHEPTVQWAKKLWSYYEHGLLPKGEVFSVYDEVHREQAIALFRVLYHAKDWETFYKVAAWARYYVNEGMFVYALTVAVTHRADMAGFVLPAPYEISPYHFINTEVIQKAQQYKMQGYYGMKKVDGVYTVTIPSNYTGWYMHTNAEQKISYFTEDIGLNSYYYYLHTDYPFWLGGELFGLSKDRRGELYLYEHQQILARYYLERLSNDLGHVPEFSWWTPIATGYYPDLQYYNGHSFPARDNYYHVDQESNYREIRQVVDYEKRLRDVIDQGFFVLPDGKKVNLSTPESIDVLGNLIQANPDSYEHRFYKYVAMYARIIMGAAIEPVEPYQVIPSALEHYESAMRDPVFYQIYKRIVAYYHQFKEHLPEYTYEELYYPGVKIDGVVVDKLQTYFDRFDVDITNAIDIEPEPYVPGKYEGFGEIEYKPDPVVIKARTMRLNHKPFTYKISLTADKPAKAAVRVFLGPKYDEYGGLYTLNENRENFYELDYFVQELTAGKNVLTRSSVNFNGYVKDRTSFYELYRSVMAGYTGAEKFQLDMTEAHCGFPNRLMLPKGKKGGMPFQLYVIVSPYKAPQVSQYTGFDPVLSCGVGSGARYMDSYAFGYPFDRPIDEKLFYAVPNAFFQDVSIYHKSEGEL from the coding sequence ATGAGAACGTTTGCGCTGTTTGTTCTGGGAGCGGCTCTGGCCGTCGCTTCTGGGGCGTTTGTGCCCAGCACGAGCCAGGTCAAGTACGCCGAGAAGGATTGGCTGCACAAGCAGGaggatctgctgctgctgttccgccATCTGTACGAGAAGGACTGGAATCCGCAGCTGGTGGCGTACGCCAAGAACTTCCACTTCAAGGAAAGCGCCGAGCTGTTCCAGCACGAACCGACCGTACAATGGGCGAAAAAGCTGTGGTCGTACTACGAACATGGCCTGCTGCCCAAGGGTGAAGTGTTCTCCGTGTACGACGAGGTGCACCGCGAGCAGGCGATCGCTCTGTTCCGTGTGCTGTACCACGCCAAGGACTGGGAAACGTTCTACAAGGTGGCGGCCTGGGCCCGCTACTACGTCAACGAGGGTATGTTTGTGTACGCGCTGACGGTGGCCGTCACGCACCGTGCCGATATGGCCGGGTTTGTGCTGCCAGCGCCGTACGAGATCAGCCCGTACCACTTCATCAACACCGAGGTCATCCAGAAGGCCCAGCAGTACAAGATGCAGGGCTACTACGGCATGAAGAAGGTGGACGGTGTGTACACCGTGACGATCCCGAGCAACTACACCGGCTGGTACATGCACACCAACGCCGAGCAGAAGATCTCCTACTTCACGGAGGACATTGGACTGAacagctactactactacctgCACACGGACTATCCGTTCTGGCTCGGTGGCGAGCTGTTCGGCCTCAGCAAGGACCGTCGCGGTGAGCTGTACCTGTACGAGCACCAGCAGATTCTGGCCCGCTACTATCTGGAGCGTCTGTCGAACGATCTCGGCCACGTGCCCGAGTTCTCGTGGTGGACCCCGATCGCGACCGGTTACTATCCGGACCTGCAGTACTACAATGGACACAGCTTCCCGGCACGCGACAACTACTACCACGTCGATCAGGAGTCGAACTATCGCGAGATCCGCCAGGTCGTGGACTACGAGAAGCGCCTGCGGGACGTCATCGATCAGGGCTTCTTCGTGCTGCCGGACGGCAAGAAGGTGAACCTGAGCACGCCCGAGTCGATCGACGTGCTGGGCAATCTGATCCAGGCCAACCCGGACAGCTACGAGCACCGTTTCTACAAGTATGTGGCGATGTACGCGCGCATCATCATGGGTGCGGCCATCGAGCCCGTCGAGCCGTACCAGGTCATCCCGAGCGCGCTGGAGCACTACGAGTCGGCCATGCGTGACCCGGTCTTCTACCAGATCTACAAGCGCATCGTCGCGTACTACCACCAGTTCAAGGAGCATCTGCCGGAGTACACGTACGAGGAGCTGTATTACCCGGGCGTGAAGATCGACGGCGTGGTGGTGGACAAGCTGCAGACGTACTTCGATCGCTTCGACGTGGACATCACCAACGCCATCGACATTGAGCCGGAACCGTACGTGCCGGGCAAGTACGAGGGCTTCGGCGAGATCGAGTACAAGCCGGATCCGGTCGTGATTAAGGCGCGCACCATGCGCCTCAACCACAAACCGTTCACGTACAAGATCAGCCTGACGGCGGACAAGCCGGCCAAGGCGGCCGTGCGCGTCTTCCTCGGACCCAAGTATGACGAGTACGGTGGACTGTACACGCTGAACGAGAACCGCGAGAACTTCTACGAGCTGGACTACTTCGTGCAGGAGCTGACGGCCGGCAAGAACGTGCTGACGCGCAGCTCGGTCAACTTCAACGGCTACGTCAAGGATCGCACCTCGTTCTACGAGCTGTACCGCAGCGTCATGGCCGGATACACCGGGGCGGAGAAGTTCCAGCTCGACATGACCGAGGCGCACTGCGGCTTCCCGAACCGGCTCATGCTGCCGAAGGGCAAGAAGGGCGGCATGCCGTTCCAGCTGTACGTGATCGTGTCGCCGTACAAGGCACCGCAGGTGTCCCAGTACACCGGCTTCGATCCGGTGCTGTCGTGCGGCGTCGGTTCCGGCGCGCGCTACATGGACTCGTACGCCTTCGGCTATCCGTTCGACCGTCCGATCGACGAGAAGCTGTTCTACGCTGTGCCGAACGCGTTCTTCCAGGACGTCAGCATCTATCACAAGTCCGAGGGTGAGCTGTAG
- the LOC120951996 gene encoding T-box transcription factor TBX1 — protein MMHHLDFSNGHRHGDSTLGMAGGSTGTMLHESFSSLVGTMPSAVDLNGTDFLHHYSPAAVDYWNPVAYKNGTNPMKAMEACIQNANKGQYNPLEQVEQLSISCDSESQASPLEQSGVHGLHQAANNLNNLGHHQLNHDAHNNNNNSLSSNKNLRESRNDGKMQRSTGLRHKSRAGRRGAPSSHNSSPEVHEDSRTGMEVDQEECSRTDEEDVEGSDEDTGGDGDGDGSRRASIIQNGSRQSQHQQQQSSTKQPGAPPTTTFASKKSPEMDKPYHSSLASAVVVLEGKHLWDKFHEQGTEMIVTKAGRRMFPTFQVKVVGLELAAEYLMIMDFVPLDDKRYRYAFHTSSWVVAGKADPISPPRISVHPDSPATGATWMKQTISFDKLKLTNNQLDDNGHIILNSMHRYQPRLHVCYFTRNGVKDEKDTLTHRTFVFPETSFTAVTAYQNQRVTQLKIVSNPFAKGFRDNETNEESQERSAPAISDRLKNERSSSYKKDSEMATISTGTSCSSPRITSSSSTATAAATNTTAASVLSLHQSAHHQHTSLHHLQHHLQHLHSAPGANPADGAVTSTDGHHHHPHHQHQQAHLQQHQQQQHQQHHHNGTGGGLPSLVPGHHSPLNSPASSSGGGSSLSPYGLSPHGASSGGTPTAGSTVGSGGNMLAQPYASDASGFGPIYHHHHHHHHHNPLAGGPAPYMGHPSFVDKYKLSATPPPPPAPPNTLTPPGTTYAGHYQGFYAGASHPGAAMISTGHHTMAHGTRTTVSSIACRDRADHGWYP, from the exons ATGATGCATCATCTCGATTTTTCCAACGGTCATCGACACGGTGACAGTACGCTCGGAATGGCGGGCGGATCGACGGGCACGATGCTGCACGAGTCGTTCTCTAGCCTGGTGGGAACCATGCCGTCGGCAGTCGATCTGAACGGGACAGACTTTCTGCATCACTACAGTCCGGCGGCCGTCGACTATTGGAATCCGGTGGCGTACAAGAACGGTACCAATCCGATGAAAGCAATGGAAG CCTGCATTCAGAATGCCAACAAAGGACAATACAATCCACTGGAACAGGTCGAGCAGCTCAGCATTAGTTGTGACAGCGAGTCACAGGCCTCACCGCTAGAACAGTCTGGAGTGCACGGTCTTCATCAGGCTGCCAACAACCTCAACAACCTTGGACATCATCAGCTTAATCATgatgcacacaacaacaacaacaacagtctTAGCAGTAACAAGAATCTTCGCGAATCACGCAACGATGGCAAAATGCAGCGATCTACAGGCTTGCGCCACAAATCACGTGCAGGACGGCGTGGTGCACCAAGCTCCCACAACTCTTCTCCAGAGGTGCACGAGGACTCACGCACAGGTATGGAGGTGGACCAGGAAGAGTGCAGCAGAACGGACGAGGAAGATGTCGAGGGTAGCGATGAGGATACGGGTGGTGATGGCGATGGTGATGGTAGTAGAAGAGCGTCTATTATTCAAAATGGCAGCAGACAGtcgcagcaccagcagcaacagtccaGTACCAAGCAGCCGGGAGCGCCTCCGACGACCACTTTCGCAAGCAAAAAGTCACCCGAGATGGATAAGCCTTATCACTCGTCGCTCGCTTCGGCGGTGGTCGTACTGGAGGGGAAACACTTGTGGGACAAGTTTCACGAGCAGGGGACGGAGATGATAGTCACCAAAGCTGGGCGCCGCATGTTTCCGACCTTCCAGGTGAAGGTGGTCGGGCTGGAGCTGGCCGCGGAGTACCTCATGATTATGGACTTTGTGCCGCTCGACGATAAGCGCTATCGATACGCGTTTCACAC CTCGAGTTGGGTTGTCGCCGGTAAAGCGGATCCAATCTCACCGCCACGCATCAGCGTCCACCCGGACTCCCCGGCGACTGGGGCCACCTGGATGAAGCAGACGATATCCTTCGACAAGCTAAAGCTCACCAACAACCAGCTCGACGACAATGGACAT ATCATTCTCAACTCGATGCATCGCTACCAGCCCCGGCTGCACGTTTGCTACTTCACGCGCAACGGCGTCAAGGACGAAAAGGACACCCTGACGCACCGCACGTTCGTCTTTCCGGAAACGTCATTCACGGCCGTCACCGCCTACCAGAACCAGCGG GTGACGCAGCTAAAAATTGTCAGCAATCCCTTCGCAAAGGGTTTCCGGGACAACGAGACGAATGAAGA ATCTCAGGAACGATCGGCACCGGCCATAAGCGATCGGTTGAAAAATGAGCGCAGCTCCAGCTACAAAA AGGATAGCGAAATGGCAACCATTTCAACTGGCACGTCGTGCTCCTCGCCCCGGATAACTTCCTCCTCCAGTACGGCCACCGCCGCTGCCACCAACACCACGGCAGCCTCCGTCCTGTCGCTACATCAATCCGCACACCATCAGCACACCTCGCTGCACCATCTTCAGCACCACCTGCAGCATCTTCATTCGGCGCCCGGCGCTAACCCCGCCGACGGAGCCGTAACGTCAACCGacggccatcatcatcaccctcaccatcaacatcaacagGCACATCtacaacagcatcagcaacagcagcaccagcaacaccaccacaacGGCACTGGCGGCGGTTTGCCGTCGCTCGTACCGGGACATCATTCGCCTCTGAATTCGCCTGCATCGTCGTCCGGTGGCGGATCGTCCCTCTCGCCGTACGGTCTATCCCCGCACGGTGCCAGTTCGGGCGGTACACCCACTGCGGGCTCGACCGTGGGTTCCGGTGGCAATATGCTTGCCCAACCGTACGCCTCCGATGCGAGCGGTTTCGGTCCGATctatcaccatcatcatcatcaccatcatcacaacCCGCTGGCGGGAGGACCGGCACCGTACATGGGACATCCTTCGTTTGTGGATAAGTATAAGCTGTCCGCCacgccacctccaccacctgCACCGCCCAACACGCTGACTCCACCGGGAACGACGTACGCGGGCCATTATCAGGGCTTCTACGCTGGAGCAAGCCATCCCGGAGCGGCCATGATCTCTACCGGGCATCACACAATGGCGCATGGGACGAGGACGACCGTTTCGTCGATTGCCTGTCGAGATAGGGCCGATCATGGCTGGTATCCTTAG